Genomic segment of Microbacterium hydrocarbonoxydans:
AGATCGTGGTGCTCCTCGGTCTCTCGGGCTCGGGCAAGTCCACACTGCTGCGCCATCTCGACGGTCTCGAGACGCCGACCTCCGGTGCGGTCGAGGTGTTGGGGCAGCAGGTGCCGTCGCTCTCGGGCAAGGCGCTGCGTGCACTGCGCAGCCGCGTCGGCTTCATCTTCCAGCAGTTCGAGCTCGTGCCCTCGCTCACGGTGCTCGAGAACGTGCTCACCGGGTCGCTGTCGACGGTACGCGGACCGCGCCTCGGCCTCTGGGGCTATTCCCGCGCCTCGAAGATCCGCGCCCTCGAGCACCTCGACCGTGTCGGCCTGCTCGACCGTGCCTACCAGCGCAGCGACACACTGTCGGGCGGGCAGCAGCAGCGCGTCGCGATCGCTCGCGCCCTCATGCAGAAGCCCGACATCCTGCTGGCCGACGAGCCCGTCGCCTCGCTCGACCCCGAGTCGAGCGACCAGGTCATGGCGCTGATCCGCGAGATCGCCGCCGACGAAGGGCTCACGGTGGTGTGCAGCCTGCACCAGGTCGATCTCGCCATCTCGTGGGCCGACCGCATCGTGGGGCTCCGCCACGGCGAGGTGGTGCTCGACACTCCGACCACCGATCTCACCAAGGCGGAGGTCATGGAGATCTACGGGCGCGTCGCGACCACGACCGCCGAGATCCAGGCGGTGGCGATGGAGCTCTCCGAGGAGCCCGCGCTGCTGACGGCCGGCGAGGCTCGCGTCTCATGACGCTGCTCGACTCGTCTGCAGGGGCGGCCGTCCGCCCGCATGGCGGCGCCGTCGCCGATCGCGCACCGAAGCGTCCCCTCTCACCCGAACGGATCGCAGCCTCCCTGACGCTCCTGGCGCTCCTGGTGCTCGGCGTCCTGGCCGTGAACGAGGTCGGCATCTCGATCCCCGCGATGGTGCAGAGCTGGGGCAACGCCGAGAACTTCATGGCCCGCGTCGGCGGACTCTCGTTCCCCGCGCCTGCGGACCTCGCCTGGCTGATCGCACTGACCGTCGGGCTGGTGCTGGTCGGCACGCTGCTGGCCGCCGTGCTCTCGGTGCCCATCGCCTACCTCGCCGCATCGAACACGACCCCGGGCAACGGGTGGCGTGCTGCCGCGCGGTTCATCGGAGTCCTCACCCGTGCGCTCCCTGACGTCGTGCTGGCCATGGCATTCGTGCTCATGTTCTCGCTCGGCACGCTGCCCGGCATCCTCGCGATCGGCATCCACTCGATCGGGATGATCTCGAAGATGTTCGCGGATGCGATCGAGCAGATCGACGAGGGACCTCGTCGCGCGATCCGCGCAGCCGGCGGCTCGAAGCTGCAGGAGTTCGCCGCCGGCATCCTGCCCCAGGTGCTGCCGAGCTGGGTCGCGACCGTGCTGCACCGCAACGACATCAATCTGCGCGGCAGCGTCGTGCTCGGCTACGTCGGCGTCGCCGGCCTCGGCCTCGAGATGTCGTATGCGTTCAAGTCGCTCAACTACGGCAAGGGTCTGGGCATCGCGCTGGTGATCTTCATCCTGTGCATCGCGATGGAGATCGTCTCGAGCATGGTGCGCGGCGCGATGCTGGGACAGCAGAAGCACACGCGGTCGTGGATCGACCGCATCATCCATCCGCGACTGCGGGACGCCGGATCCGTGGGCGGTGCCGCCGCTGAGCGGCCTGCCTGGGCGGCCACTGCGCAGACGGCCGTGCGCCGGCCCTGGACGGCCGAGCGCGTGCGCCACACGATCGGCGCTCTCATCGCCGTGCTGGTCGTGATCGGCAGCGTCGTGGTGAGCCAGATCAACTGGGGCGACTTCTTCACCTTCTGGGCGAAGCTGCCCGAGGTGGCCGCGCGGTTCTGGCCGCCGTCGTTCGGCAACTACGACACCGCCGCCATGGTGTCCGCCATGGTCGACACCGTCGCGATCGCCCTCGCGGCCACGGTGCTGACGCTGGTGCCCTCGGTGCTGCTCGGCTCACTCGCCGCGAGCAACGTCGCCCCCGGTTCCGGCATCCGCGGTGCCGCGCGCCTGCTGCTGGTCGGCATCCGCGGCATCCCCGAGCTGATCCTCGCCATCGTGCTCGTCGTGATCACCGGACTCGGCGCGCAGGCGGGCGTGATCGCTCTCGCGATCGGTGGCATCGGTCTGCTCGGCAAGCTCATCGCCGACTCGTTCGAAGAGGTCGATCGCGGACCCGAGCGCGCGCTGCGCGCCGTCGGCGCCACCCGCCTGCAGACCTACGCCTCGGCCACCGTGCCGCAGGGTATGCAGGCTCTCATCGGCCACAGCTTCTACATGCTGGACACCAACATCAGAGCGGCGACCATCCTCGGCATCGTCGGCGGCGGCGGTGTCGGCTACTACCTGCTCAATGCCAGCCAGGGGTCGCGCTACGAGACGGTGACCGCGATCGTGCTGATGATCCTCGTCACGGTGCTGATCGTCGAGGGGCTCGCGATGTGGATGCGCAAGGTGTTCCGGTGAGCGCGCTCGACACCGCAGACGTCGTCGTGGTCGGCTCGGGCATCGTCGGGCTGGGCTCAGCGTACGCGGCGGTGCGTCGCGGGCTGCGGGTGATCGTGATCGATCGCACCGACGGGCCGGTCGGCGCCACGATCCGCAACTTCGGGCATCTCTGCATCGGAGCGCAGCACGGCGAGGCACGTCGGTACGCCGATGCCTCGCGCGAGCTCTGGCTGCGCCTCGCCCGCGACGCCGGTTTCTGGCTCCGCGAATCGGGCACGCTGGTCGCTGCCAGGCACGTCGATGAACTCGCGGTGCTCGACGAGGCGTCACGGGGCGGTGGCATCCGGATGCTGGATGCCGATGAGCTGCTGCGCCGAGCACCTCTGCGCGCCGCGGGACTCCTCGGCGGCGCGCACATCGAGACCGACCTGCAGACCGATCCGCGCACGGCGGCAGCCGCGATCGTGCGTCACCTCGCCGCACTCGGAGTCGAGTTCCGGTTCCGCACCGCCGTGACCTCGGTCGCCGAGCGCTCGGGTGGCGCCACACGCGTCGAGACGACCAGGGGAGCCGTCGAGGCGGGGGCCGCGGGCATCGCGGTGAACCACGACATCGATCAGCTGCTGCCCGAGGTCGCCGAGCGCGTCGGCGTGGTGCGCTGCGCGCTCGACATGATGCGGGCGGCGGTGACGGTGCGGCATCCGCTCGCCGCGCCGCTGCTGACCGGGTGGTCGCTCGTGCGCTACGGCCGATTCGCCGACACCGCGTCGTCTGCGACCCTGCGCGAACGTCTGCATGCCGAGCGCCCCGATCTCGCGGCGCTCGACCTCAACCAGATGTACACGCAGCTGCCCGACGGCACGCTGATCATCGGCGATTCGCACGCCACGGCCACGGCTCCCGAGCCCTTCCAGACCGAGGCCGCGTTCACTGCGTTCCTCGCCGAGGCCGAGGCGCTGTTCGACATGCCCGCGCCGCGCGTGCTGGAACGCTGGCAGGGGGTCTACGCCAAGGGCCCGCAGGAGTTCCTCATCGAACGCATCGACGAGGGGGTGCTGGCGCTCGCCGCGACCACCGGCATCGGAATGACCACGGGTCTGGGGCTCGCCGAAGAGAATCTCGCAGCCGCCTTCGGGTGGGCACCCGCATTGGAAGGAACATCATGACCACTCTCGACACCATCCGCACCGAACTCGTCGTGCTCGACATGGCGGGCACCACGGTGCTCGACGACGGCGTCGTCGAGCAGGCGTTCCAGCGCGCCGCAGAACGCACCGGTGTGGCCGAGCGGATGCCGTGGCACGAGGCGCTCGCTCACGTGCGCGACACCATGGGCCAGTCGAAGATCGATGTGTTCACGTATCTCGCCGGTGGTGATCGCGCCGCGGCCGAGCGCGCGACCGCGGCATTCGAGGGGGCGTACGCCGAGATCGTGAACGAGCGCGGCGTCACCGAGATCCCCGGGGCCGCCGATGCGATCCAGGGCCTCAAGGACGCCGGCCTGCGGGTCGTGCTCACGACCGGCTTCGCGCCGGTGACCCGCGATGCCCTCATCGACGGACTCGGATGGCGGGGTCTGATCGATCTCGCGCTGTCACCCGTCGACGCCGGTCGCGGTCGCCCCGCGCCCGATCTCGTGCTCACCGCTCTTCTGCGCACGCAGACCTCGTCGGTCGAGGCGGTCGCGGTCGCCGGTGACACCGTCAGCGATGTGGAGTCCGGTCTTCGTGCCGGCGCCGGGTTCGTCGCGGGCGTGCTCACCGGCGCGCACGGCATCGATGCGCTCAGCGGCGCGGGAGCCCATGCCGTACTGGCCGATGTGACCGAGCTGCGTGCCGTGCTCGCCGAGCGCGGCAGCCTCGCCCTCGTCACGGGCTGAGAGGACGCCATCATGGGAACCCTTCTGATTCGTCCGCCCGGCCATCGCCGGGATGTCGCGCTGCGCCCTGCCGCGACGGCCATGGTCTGGATCGGCGAGGGGCATCCGCACGAGATGATCGCCGTGCCCGGGGTCGCTCTCGGCGACGGCGACGTGCTCGTGGCGGTGGAGATGTCGACGATCTGCGGCTCAGACGTGCATACCGTGCAGGGGCGGCGTTCGGCACCCGTGCCTCTCGTGCTCGGACACGAGAGCGTCGGCCGGGTGATCGCGATGGGGGATTGCGGAGCGACGGCCGTCGACGGCAGTCCGCTGCGCATCGGCGATCGCGTGGTGTGGTCGGTGACCATCTCGTGCGGCACCTGCGACAGGTGCGCGCGAGGTCTCACGCAGAAGTGCCGCACCCTCGGCAAGTACGGCCACGACCGGGTCGGCGTGAACGGCGATCTCACGGGGGCGTTCGGCAGCCATGTGCAGGTGCGCGCCGGCACGGCGATCGTGCGAGTGCCCGAATCACTTCCCGCCGCGGCGCTGGCTCCGGCGTCGTGCGCCACGGCGACAGCGTGGGCTGCGGTGGCGAGAGCTGCTCGCGACCACGACCTCGAGGGCGCAGCCGTCCGCGTGCACGGTGCGGGCCTCGTCGGGCTCACGGCCGCGGCGATCGCCGTGGAGCAGGGGGCATCCGTCGAGGTGCTCGACCCGAACCCCGCACGCAGCGCGCTCGCGGCCCGGTTCGGCGCCGCACCGCTCGATCGGGAGCCGGAGGTCGTGATCGAAGCCTCGGGGCACGCGGTCGCCGACGCCCTCGCGGGGGTCGCGACCGGGGGAACCGTCGTGCTCGTCGGCAGTGTCTTCCCGGGCGATCCGGTGCCGTTCGATGCCGAGAGCATCGTGCGCCGGCTCGTCACGGTGAGCGGCGTGCACAACTACACGGGGGCCGAGCTCGCCGAGGCGGTCGCCTTTCTCGGCGGTCGAGGACGTGCCTATCCGTTCGCGGATGCGGTGGGAGAGGTGCGACAGCTCGCCGACATCGACGATGCGCTGACCGCGGCATCCACCCCGGGTGCCCCGCTGCGGATCGGCCTCGTGCCCGGTCGCTGATCCGGCGTCAGATCTTCTGGGCGTCTCCTCGACGCGGACCCACCGGGTGCAGGCTCTCGGCGTGGAACGCGAGCAGCCGCGAGGCGATTGCGACGGTCTCGTCGAGCACCTCGCGCGGACCGCCGGTGAGCGCCAGCATCCGATGCCCGATCCCGTCGTTCGACGCCCATCCGAGGTACACCGTTCCGGGTTCGTGACCGCCCTCGGCATCCGGTCCGCCGACACCTGTCGTCGAGACGCAGAGGTCGGCGTCGAACAGGCGGCGTGCACCGTCCGCGAGCTGCTCGGCGCACACGGCAGACACCGGATCGGTACCGGGCGTCACGCCGAGAACGCGCTCTTTGATGTCGGTGCGGTACGCGATGACACCGCCGGTGAACCAGTCGCCTGCTCCCTCGACCGCGCCGACCGTGCTCGCGAACTGGCCCGAGGTGAGCGATTCGACGACGCACACGCGCAGGCCGCGCTCGCGCGCCACCTCGCCGAGCCGTGCGAGGACGGCCGAGGTGGTGTTCACCTCGGCCTCGGTGGCGTCTTCCGAGCCGGGCTCTTCCGAGCCGGTCTCTTCCGAGGTGGTCTCTGCCGAGGTGCTCTCCTCAGGGATCCCGCCGAAGGTCACCGCTCGGTCTCGTTCGTCGAGTCGGTCTCGTTCGTGACGGTGTCGTCGGTCTCGACGGTGGAGTCCGTCGCCGGAGTCTCGTCCATCGTCGCCGTGGCCTCGTCGGAGTAGTCGGGTCGCGACGGCTGCAGCGGCTGATCGGAGTACTCGCCGCCCAGACGTCCGCCGTAGGGGCGACCGTGGTCGGCGAACTCGTCGCGAGCGAACACCAGCTCCCAGGAGTCGACCGTGAAGCGGGCACCGGTGCGCAACGTCTGCACGCGCTCGCCGGGGTGCGTGGCATCGGCGTCGGGGTTCGTGTTCATCTCGCCCTCGCCGTGCAGCTCGAGCACGTACTCGTCGCGCTCGTCGTGCGTGATGGTCGCGTGCACGGGGTCTGCGCCGTCGAGGCGCAGCTCGAGGTCGGGGGCGGACCCGATGCGCACCACCTCGGTCTCGATGGCGAACTCGCTGCGCTCGCCATCGCGGGTGACGCGCAGCCGGGGGTTGCCGGCGCCGAACTCGGCGTGGGTGGTCGTGGGCGTGTAACCCTCTTCGGGACGATCGTCGATGTGTCGTGCCATGGTCAGGCCTCCTCGCAGTCAACAACGACGCTAGAGCCTTCAGGGGGTCGCTGTCAGGGGGTTGACTTCCGATGAGCATTCCGGTGCATTCGCCGACATTCCGGTGTATCTCTCGAATATGATCGGGCTACGCAGATGACCGTCGGTCCGACACCAGGCGCCGCAGATGAGCGCAGGTCGATCGCGTGGAGGCAGAGGGAGGCCGGTATGGGAAAGTTCATCTACGAGGGCAACGTCAAGACCGAGATCGAGGACCGCACTCTCACCCACCTTCAGCTCGTGATCACCGCGAAGCTGCGCCGCGCGGAGCCCTTCCCCTTCAGCTGGCGTGAAGACGCCAGTGTGGGCGGAGGTCGCACGACGGTCTGGATCCAGCCGGGCAGCGCGCTGGTCTTCAAGTACTACGGCAGCCGGCAGCCCTCGATCAACCGTGCCTGGATCGAAGCACTCGCCTTCACCGCGAACGCCCCGAGCGGACTCCACGTCGTGCCGGAGCCGAGCGAGTCGCACGGCGCTGCGGCGACGGCGGCCGACGCTGCGCCTCTGGAGTCCGGCCCTCACCTCTGATCCTGTCAACCCCCTGCCCCGACTTCGCCGGTTCCGCGATTCTCGGTGCATGACCGACACCACTCCCGACCCCCGCACGCAGCATCGCGACCAGGAGTTCCCCGGGCAGGAGCAGACCCAGCCAGGGCTCACGGACGAGATGCGACCAGACCCCGACCACGGCGAGAAGAGCTACACCGGCAGCGGAAGGCTCCGAGGACGCCGTGCACTGATCACCGGCGGCGACTCCGGCATCGGCAGAGCCGTGGCGATCGCCTTCGCCCGCGAGGGCGCTGACGTCGCGATCGTGCATCTGCCCGAGGAACAGGCGGATGCCGACGACACGCTGGCGCTCATCCGAGCCGAAGGACGCACCGCGCTCGGCATCGCCGGCGACGTTCGCGACGAGGGCTTCGCCACCGACATCGTCACGCAGACCGCCGACGCACTCGGTGGTCTCGATGTCGTCGTGCTCAATGCCGCATATCAGCACGACATCGAGGGCTTCGAGAACCTCGAGACCGACCGACTGCGTCGAGTGTTCGAGACCAACCTGTTCGGGCTCCTCTACACGGCGCGCGCCGCGTACCCGCGTCTCGAATCGGGTGCGAGCATCATCGTCACGGCATCCGTGCAGGCGTACCAGCCCTCGCCGGGGCTCATCGACTATGCGATGACCAAGGCTGCGCAGGTCGCCTTCGTGAAGGCGCTCGCCGAAGAGGCCGGTGAACGCGGCATCCGTGTGAACGCCGTGGCGCCGGGCCCGATCTGGACGCCGCTGATCCCCGCGACCGGCTGGAGCGAGGATCGCGTCAAGTCCTTCGGACAGGACACTCCTCTCGGCCGCGCAGGGCAGCCTGCGGAGCTCGCCGGAGCGTACGTGTATCTGGCATCGGCCGAATCCTCGTACACCTCGGGATCGGTGATCGCGGTCACCGGCGGCAAGCACCTCTGAGACGCACGAGCCACCCACGGACCACGCGCGAATAGGCTGGTGCGGTGCATACGCCCGCCCCGACCCGCTCGCTCGTGGGCGTGGCGCTCGTCGTCGGATCCTGCCTCTCGCTGCCCTTCGGGGCCGCGGTCGCCGCGCAGCTGTTCCCTGTACTCGGCCCGTGGGGTGTGACCTCTCTGCGCGTCGCGATCGCCGCACTGCTGTTGCTCGTGATCGTGCGTCCGAGTGCTCGCGGGTGGACTCGCGATCAGTGGGTCGCGGCGGTGCTGTTCGGGCTCTCGCTGGCGGCGGTGAACGGCTTCTTCTACGCCGCGATCGACCGCATCCCGCTGGGGCCCGCGGTCGCGATCGAGTTCCTCGGACCGCTGGTCCTCGCCGCGGCCCTCACCCGTCGTCGTGCGGACGCGGCGTGGGTGGGGGTCGCGCTGCTCGGCATGGTGCTGCTCGGCGTCGACGGTCTGACGGGAGCGGATGCGCTCGATCCGCTCGGCGTGGCTTTCGCGCTCGTCGCGGCAGGGTTCTGGGCGATGTACATACGCATGAGCGCCAGGGTCGGCGCAGTGATCCCCGGCGCAGACGGACTCGCTGTGGGGCTGCTCGTGGCGGCCCTCGTGCTGCTTCCGGTCGGCGTGCCCGCCGCCCTGACCGTGGCGGGCGACGCGCACCTGCTGCTGCTCGCAGCGATCACGGCGGTGCTGTCGTCGGTCATCCCGTACAGCTTCGAGCTGGCGGCGCTCCGCCGACTGCCGCAGCGCGTGTTCGGCGTGCTGCTGAGCCTGGAACCCGCGTTCGCGACGCTCGCGGGCTGGCTGATCCTCTCTCAGGATGCGAGCGTGTGGAAGGTGCTCGCGATCGCCCTCGTCATCGCCGCCAGTGTCGGCACGACTCTGGGCGCACGGCGCCGGCGGTCGGAGGCCGCGGGCGCGGCATCCGACCGCGTCGACGAGCGCGTCGTCGACGACGACATCGATCAGGATGCGGGGCCGTTCACCGGCCCGCTCCCGCTGCCCGACTAGCCGAGCCCGAGGTCGTCGTCGAGTCAGTGCCCGACGTCGTGCCCGCTCTCTTTCCCGACGTCTTCTGCGGTGCGATCTCGGGCAGCGGGTAGCGGCGGCGCAGGATCATCCGCTGCACCAGAGTCCACACCACCGTGACCGTGAGATACAGCGCGGCTGCGAGCGGCACGAAGGCGGCGAACACGACCGTCAGGTAATGCAGCGCCCCCGCGATGCGGAGCATGGCAGGCGACGAGAGCGGTGAGTCGGCAGCGTCCGGCGCGGGCGCCGGTCGGAACACGCGGCGACTGATCTCGGCGACCACGAGCATGATGACCGCGAGTGCTCCGAACACGAGCAGGGTCGCGGGCGACGCCGTGCCGCCGAACACCGCAGACACCAGACTCGTGCCGAGCGGCGCACCGAACAGGTCGTGCGAGAGCAGGTCGTTCGGATGCCCCGCGATCACGGGATGCAGGAACAGCGTGTACAGCAGGCCGACGACGGGCGCCTGCGCGAGCACGGGCAGCATGCCCGCGAAGGGCGAGGTGTTCTCGCTGCGATACAGCTCGAGCATCTCCTTCTGCAGTCGCTCGGGGTTCTTCTTATGGCGGCGCTGGAGCTCGCGCAGCCTGGGCGCGAGTCGAGCCCTGGTCTGCTCGGCTCTGGCTTGAGAGATGCCCACCGGAATCAGCAGAGCACGCACCAGCAGCGTGACGAGCACGACGGCGAGAGCTGCGGCGGATGCTCCGGCGAGCGGTTCGAGCACCGAGGAGAGCCCGGCGAGGGCTCCGTAGGCCGCATCGAGCAGGGCGGCGAGGGGTGGGAAGGCGAAGATGTCCATGGAAGTCCGTTCGTGTGTCGGGAAGGGTCGGCGAAGCCGCGCGGTCCCATACAGACGGACTACGCGGCGACGGCGACTCCCGGCGCACGAGGACGCGGATGCCCTGCAGCATCCGGATCACTCTGTGCGAGCAGAGTCGAGACATCGATCGCCCGCATCGGATGCGGGGTCGTGCCCCCTGTCGCGGGGACGAGACTCAGCGCCACCGCGATGGTGAGGGTGGCGAGTGCGATCAGCGCGATCGCGACGCCGAGGGCTGCGGCGTCGGGCACGGCGATGAGGCCGAGCGCAGACGCGACGAAGCCGAGCATCTGCCCGAACCATTCGCTCATGCGCGCCTCCCTCACCGCGAGGGTAGCACCGTCGCGCGGGCGTAGCCTCGGAGTATGACTGATCTGCGCGCGCTCCTCGGCATCGATCATCCGATCGTCCTCGGCCCGTTCGGCGGCCTCTCGTCGGTCTCTCTCACCGGCGCGGTGAGCGAGGCGGGCGGTCTCGGCGGGTACGGCCTCTACGGCTACGACGGCGACCGCATCCGCTCGACCGTGGCGGAGCTGAGGCAGGCGACCGGCCGTCCGTTCGCCGTGAACATCTGGATCCCCACCGGCGACGAGGTGGAGCCGAATGCGCAGCACACCGTGTTCGCGCAGGCGCTGCAGCCGTTCTACGATGCCGTCGGAGTCGAGGTGCCGGCGAGGCCCGAGCGCTACACGCCACCGCTCGACGAGCAGCTCGACGCGATCTGGGACTCCGCGCCGCCCGTGCTCAGCGTCGTGTTCGGCGTGCCGAGGGGCGACGTGATCGACGAAGCGCATCGCCGCGGCATCCGCGTGATCGGCACCGCGACGACCGTGGCCGAGGCGATCGCGCTCGCCGACGCCGGTGTCGATGCCGTCGTCGCCACCGGCTTCGAGGCCGGAGGGCACCGGGTGTCGTTCCTGCGGCCCGCAGAGGAGTCACTCGTCGGAACGTTCTCTCTCGTGCCGCAGGTGGTCGACGCGGTCGATGTGCCGGTGATCGCCGCCGGCGGGGTCTCCGACCGCCGCGGTGTCGCCGCGGCGTTCGCGCTCGGAGCCTCGGGCGTGCAGGTCGGCACGGCCTTTCTCGCGACCGTCGAATCCGCGGCGAACGACGCGCATCGTCGGGCGATCCGCGAGACAGCGGCTGACGGCACCGTGCTGACCCGTGCCATGAGCGGCCGGCTGGCGCGGGGAGCCCGCAATCGCGCGGTGCGGGCGATCGAGGCGAGCGGCACGATCGCTCCCTTCCCGATGCAGAACTGGCTCACCGGGCAGTTCCGTGCGGCGGCCGGACAGCAGAACCTCGGCGAGCTGCAGTCGCTGTGGATGGGGCAGGGCGCACCGCTCGCGGCGCACACCACCGCGGCGGAGGTGTTCGCAGAGATGCTCGCCGGAGTGCCGCGCATCCCTTGAGTCTTGATCCAGCCGGGTGCACCGAACTCTGGACGAACGACAACCGACTGGCCGAGGCATCTCGCGGTCTGGCCGTCGACGCGATCGGCTGGTGTCGTCGACTGGCGCGAGCTAGAGGATGACGGTCGAGCGGCCGTGCACGATCACGCGGTCCTCCGCGTGCCACTGCACGGCACGAGCGAGCACCAGGCGTTCGACGTCGGCGCCGCGGCGCTGCAGCTCTGCGGCCGATTCCGAATGCGTGACTCGCGTGACGTCCTGCTCGATGATCGGGCCCTCGTCGAGGTCT
This window contains:
- a CDS encoding EamA family transporter, whose protein sequence is MHTPAPTRSLVGVALVVGSCLSLPFGAAVAAQLFPVLGPWGVTSLRVAIAALLLLVIVRPSARGWTRDQWVAAVLFGLSLAAVNGFFYAAIDRIPLGPAVAIEFLGPLVLAAALTRRRADAAWVGVALLGMVLLGVDGLTGADALDPLGVAFALVAAGFWAMYIRMSARVGAVIPGADGLAVGLLVAALVLLPVGVPAALTVAGDAHLLLLAAITAVLSSVIPYSFELAALRRLPQRVFGVLLSLEPAFATLAGWLILSQDASVWKVLAIALVIAASVGTTLGARRRRSEAAGAASDRVDERVVDDDIDQDAGPFTGPLPLPD
- a CDS encoding ATP-dependent DNA ligase; its protein translation is MGKFIYEGNVKTEIEDRTLTHLQLVITAKLRRAEPFPFSWREDASVGGGRTTVWIQPGSALVFKYYGSRQPSINRAWIEALAFTANAPSGLHVVPEPSESHGAAATAADAAPLESGPHL
- a CDS encoding alcohol dehydrogenase catalytic domain-containing protein; this encodes MGTLLIRPPGHRRDVALRPAATAMVWIGEGHPHEMIAVPGVALGDGDVLVAVEMSTICGSDVHTVQGRRSAPVPLVLGHESVGRVIAMGDCGATAVDGSPLRIGDRVVWSVTISCGTCDRCARGLTQKCRTLGKYGHDRVGVNGDLTGAFGSHVQVRAGTAIVRVPESLPAAALAPASCATATAWAAVARAARDHDLEGAAVRVHGAGLVGLTAAAIAVEQGASVEVLDPNPARSALAARFGAAPLDREPEVVIEASGHAVADALAGVATGGTVVLVGSVFPGDPVPFDAESIVRRLVTVSGVHNYTGAELAEAVAFLGGRGRAYPFADAVGEVRQLADIDDALTAASTPGAPLRIGLVPGR
- a CDS encoding FHA domain-containing protein, whose product is MARHIDDRPEEGYTPTTTHAEFGAGNPRLRVTRDGERSEFAIETEVVRIGSAPDLELRLDGADPVHATITHDERDEYVLELHGEGEMNTNPDADATHPGERVQTLRTGARFTVDSWELVFARDEFADHGRPYGGRLGGEYSDQPLQPSRPDYSDEATATMDETPATDSTVETDDTVTNETDSTNETER
- the phnC gene encoding phosphonate ABC transporter ATP-binding protein translates to MNAASPALIRLDGVTKTFGSTTALKDASLQVARGEIVVLLGLSGSGKSTLLRHLDGLETPTSGAVEVLGQQVPSLSGKALRALRSRVGFIFQQFELVPSLTVLENVLTGSLSTVRGPRLGLWGYSRASKIRALEHLDRVGLLDRAYQRSDTLSGGQQQRVAIARALMQKPDILLADEPVASLDPESSDQVMALIREIAADEGLTVVCSLHQVDLAISWADRIVGLRHGEVVLDTPTTDLTKAEVMEIYGRVATTTAEIQAVAMELSEEPALLTAGEARVS
- a CDS encoding HAD family hydrolase, producing MTTLDTIRTELVVLDMAGTTVLDDGVVEQAFQRAAERTGVAERMPWHEALAHVRDTMGQSKIDVFTYLAGGDRAAAERATAAFEGAYAEIVNERGVTEIPGAADAIQGLKDAGLRVVLTTGFAPVTRDALIDGLGWRGLIDLALSPVDAGRGRPAPDLVLTALLRTQTSSVEAVAVAGDTVSDVESGLRAGAGFVAGVLTGAHGIDALSGAGAHAVLADVTELRAVLAERGSLALVTG
- a CDS encoding SDR family oxidoreductase, translating into MTDTTPDPRTQHRDQEFPGQEQTQPGLTDEMRPDPDHGEKSYTGSGRLRGRRALITGGDSGIGRAVAIAFAREGADVAIVHLPEEQADADDTLALIRAEGRTALGIAGDVRDEGFATDIVTQTADALGGLDVVVLNAAYQHDIEGFENLETDRLRRVFETNLFGLLYTARAAYPRLESGASIIVTASVQAYQPSPGLIDYAMTKAAQVAFVKALAEEAGERGIRVNAVAPGPIWTPLIPATGWSEDRVKSFGQDTPLGRAGQPAELAGAYVYLASAESSYTSGSVIAVTGGKHL
- a CDS encoding CinA family protein; protein product: MTFGGIPEESTSAETTSEETGSEEPGSEDATEAEVNTTSAVLARLGEVARERGLRVCVVESLTSGQFASTVGAVEGAGDWFTGGVIAYRTDIKERVLGVTPGTDPVSAVCAEQLADGARRLFDADLCVSTTGVGGPDAEGGHEPGTVYLGWASNDGIGHRMLALTGGPREVLDETVAIASRLLAFHAESLHPVGPRRGDAQKI
- a CDS encoding TIGR03364 family FAD-dependent oxidoreductase, which gives rise to MSALDTADVVVVGSGIVGLGSAYAAVRRGLRVIVIDRTDGPVGATIRNFGHLCIGAQHGEARRYADASRELWLRLARDAGFWLRESGTLVAARHVDELAVLDEASRGGGIRMLDADELLRRAPLRAAGLLGGAHIETDLQTDPRTAAAAIVRHLAALGVEFRFRTAVTSVAERSGGATRVETTRGAVEAGAAGIAVNHDIDQLLPEVAERVGVVRCALDMMRAAVTVRHPLAAPLLTGWSLVRYGRFADTASSATLRERLHAERPDLAALDLNQMYTQLPDGTLIIGDSHATATAPEPFQTEAAFTAFLAEAEALFDMPAPRVLERWQGVYAKGPQEFLIERIDEGVLALAATTGIGMTTGLGLAEENLAAAFGWAPALEGTS
- a CDS encoding DUF6412 domain-containing protein, with protein sequence MSEWFGQMLGFVASALGLIAVPDAAALGVAIALIALATLTIAVALSLVPATGGTTPHPMRAIDVSTLLAQSDPDAAGHPRPRAPGVAVAA
- the phnE gene encoding phosphonate ABC transporter, permease protein PhnE, encoding MTLLDSSAGAAVRPHGGAVADRAPKRPLSPERIAASLTLLALLVLGVLAVNEVGISIPAMVQSWGNAENFMARVGGLSFPAPADLAWLIALTVGLVLVGTLLAAVLSVPIAYLAASNTTPGNGWRAAARFIGVLTRALPDVVLAMAFVLMFSLGTLPGILAIGIHSIGMISKMFADAIEQIDEGPRRAIRAAGGSKLQEFAAGILPQVLPSWVATVLHRNDINLRGSVVLGYVGVAGLGLEMSYAFKSLNYGKGLGIALVIFILCIAMEIVSSMVRGAMLGQQKHTRSWIDRIIHPRLRDAGSVGGAAAERPAWAATAQTAVRRPWTAERVRHTIGALIAVLVVIGSVVVSQINWGDFFTFWAKLPEVAARFWPPSFGNYDTAAMVSAMVDTVAIALAATVLTLVPSVLLGSLAASNVAPGSGIRGAARLLLVGIRGIPELILAIVLVVITGLGAQAGVIALAIGGIGLLGKLIADSFEEVDRGPERALRAVGATRLQTYASATVPQGMQALIGHSFYMLDTNIRAATILGIVGGGGVGYYLLNASQGSRYETVTAIVLMILVTVLIVEGLAMWMRKVFR
- the yidC gene encoding membrane protein insertase YidC, which produces MDIFAFPPLAALLDAAYGALAGLSSVLEPLAGASAAALAVVLVTLLVRALLIPVGISQARAEQTRARLAPRLRELQRRHKKNPERLQKEMLELYRSENTSPFAGMLPVLAQAPVVGLLYTLFLHPVIAGHPNDLLSHDLFGAPLGTSLVSAVFGGTASPATLLVFGALAVIMLVVAEISRRVFRPAPAPDAADSPLSSPAMLRIAGALHYLTVVFAAFVPLAAALYLTVTVVWTLVQRMILRRRYPLPEIAPQKTSGKRAGTTSGTDSTTTSGSASRAAGAGR